One window of Paenibacillus albicereus genomic DNA carries:
- the topA gene encoding type I DNA topoisomerase: protein MADSLVIVESPAKAKTIGKYLGSKFIVKASMGHIRDLPKSQIGVEVENDFNPKYITIRGKGSVLKELKDASKKVKRVYLAADPDREGEAIAWHLAHYLDLDETDDCRVVFNEITKQAVKDAFKTPRKIDMDLVNAQQARRILDRLVGYKISPLLWKKVKKGLSAGRVQSVAVKLISDRENEIEAFEPVEYWSITAGLQKGKSAFEAKFHSYRGDKSELGSQAEVDVVLAAIKGRDFTVAEVKEKERLRNPAPPFITSSLQQEAARKLSFRASKTMSVAQQLYEGVDLGKQGTAGLITYMRTDSTRISPVAQEEAKVYIVEKYGPEFYPEQPRVYLKKNANAQDAHEAIRPTSMEWEPDAVKEYLSRDQYRLYKLVWERFVASQMSSAVLDTMTVDLNAGEAMFRASGSKVKFAGFMKVYVEGNDDGTAADEDKFLPALAEGESLKAESIDPKQHFTQPPPRYTEARLVRTLEELGIGRPSTYAPTLETIQKRGYVAIEEKKFFPTELGELVIQLMEEFFPEILDAEFTAHMEGDLDHVEEGKEDWVRVLAQFYESFEKRLEVAEEEMKEVELQDEVSDEVCEKCGSPMVYKMGRFGKFLACSGFPDCRNTKPIVKNIGVACPKCAEGQIIERRSKKGRIFYGCDQYPGCDYVSWDRPAGKPCPECGSMLVIKRNKSGARYQCPSCDFNEELPEDQDLG, encoded by the coding sequence ATGGCCGATTCACTTGTCATTGTCGAATCACCGGCAAAAGCGAAGACGATTGGCAAATACCTGGGAAGCAAATTTATCGTGAAAGCCTCGATGGGCCATATCCGCGATTTGCCGAAAAGCCAGATCGGCGTCGAAGTCGAGAACGATTTCAATCCCAAATACATTACGATCCGCGGCAAAGGCTCTGTTCTCAAGGAGTTGAAGGATGCCAGCAAAAAGGTCAAGCGCGTTTATCTCGCGGCTGACCCGGATCGCGAAGGCGAAGCGATCGCTTGGCATCTGGCGCATTACCTGGACTTGGACGAGACGGACGACTGCCGTGTCGTCTTCAACGAAATTACGAAGCAGGCCGTCAAGGACGCGTTCAAGACGCCGCGCAAGATCGACATGGATCTGGTCAACGCCCAGCAGGCGCGCCGCATCCTGGATCGTCTTGTCGGCTACAAGATCAGTCCGTTGTTATGGAAGAAGGTCAAGAAGGGCTTGTCTGCCGGTCGCGTCCAGTCGGTCGCGGTCAAGCTCATCAGCGACCGGGAGAACGAGATCGAGGCGTTCGAGCCGGTCGAGTATTGGTCCATCACGGCCGGACTGCAAAAGGGCAAGTCGGCCTTCGAAGCGAAGTTCCACAGCTACCGAGGAGACAAGTCGGAGCTCGGCAGCCAGGCTGAGGTCGACGTCGTGCTCGCGGCGATCAAGGGCCGCGATTTCACCGTGGCCGAGGTAAAGGAAAAGGAGCGGCTGCGGAATCCGGCTCCGCCGTTCATCACGAGCTCCTTGCAGCAGGAAGCGGCGCGCAAGCTCAGCTTCCGCGCTTCCAAGACGATGTCGGTCGCCCAGCAGCTGTACGAGGGCGTCGATCTCGGCAAGCAAGGCACGGCCGGTCTCATCACCTACATGCGTACGGACTCCACGCGGATCTCTCCAGTCGCCCAAGAAGAAGCGAAGGTCTATATCGTCGAGAAGTACGGACCGGAGTTCTACCCGGAGCAGCCGCGCGTCTATCTCAAGAAGAACGCCAACGCCCAGGATGCGCATGAAGCGATTCGTCCGACATCGATGGAGTGGGAGCCGGATGCGGTCAAGGAGTACTTGAGCCGCGACCAGTATCGGCTGTACAAGCTCGTCTGGGAACGCTTCGTCGCCAGCCAGATGAGCTCGGCCGTGCTCGATACGATGACGGTGGACCTGAACGCCGGCGAAGCCATGTTCCGCGCTTCGGGCTCCAAAGTCAAGTTCGCCGGATTCATGAAGGTCTATGTGGAAGGCAATGACGACGGCACCGCGGCGGACGAGGACAAGTTCCTGCCCGCATTGGCGGAGGGAGAAAGCTTGAAGGCCGAATCGATCGATCCGAAGCAGCACTTCACCCAGCCGCCGCCGCGCTATACGGAGGCGCGGCTCGTGCGCACGCTCGAGGAGCTGGGCATCGGCCGCCCGAGCACGTACGCGCCGACGCTGGAGACGATCCAGAAGCGCGGCTACGTGGCGATCGAGGAGAAGAAGTTCTTCCCGACCGAGCTTGGAGAGCTTGTCATCCAGCTCATGGAGGAGTTCTTCCCCGAGATTCTCGATGCGGAGTTCACCGCCCATATGGAAGGCGATCTCGACCATGTCGAAGAGGGCAAGGAGGACTGGGTTCGCGTGCTCGCCCAGTTCTATGAATCGTTCGAGAAGCGGCTCGAGGTCGCCGAGGAAGAAATGAAGGAAGTCGAGCTTCAGGACGAGGTGTCCGACGAAGTCTGCGAGAAATGCGGAAGCCCGATGGTGTACAAGATGGGCCGCTTCGGCAAGTTCCTCGCTTGCTCCGGTTTTCCGGACTGCCGCAACACGAAGCCGATCGTCAAGAACATCGGCGTCGCCTGCCCGAAATGCGCGGAAGGCCAGATCATCGAGCGCCGCAGCAAAAAAGGGCGCATCTTCTACGGCTGCGACCAATACCCGGGCTGCGACTATGTCTCGTGGGACCGTCCCGCCGGCAAGCCGTGCCCGGAATGCGGCAGCATGCTCGTCATCAAGCGCAACAAGAGCGGCGCCAGGTATCAATGTCCATCCTGCGACTTCAACGAAGAGCTGCCGGAGGATCAAGATCTCGGATAA